One Pogoniulus pusillus isolate bPogPus1 chromosome 22, bPogPus1.pri, whole genome shotgun sequence DNA segment encodes these proteins:
- the LOC135185462 gene encoding SLC35A4 upstream open reading frame protein-like, producing the protein MLRMPKRLSVDTAPLCSSGHWHPGTALPLPLPQPLPGHGCAPAPGLTRVPPQDSLPKLQDVAFLKQQLQSLQRRVEAEVQAGVGQDGSLLASPFLKGFQAGYLIAKLRFSAVLGFVAGTCTGIYAAQSYAVPNVEQTVRDYISSLGRGRD; encoded by the exons ATGCTTCGCATGCCCAAGCGCCTCTCGgtgg acactgctcccctctgctcctccggacacTGGCacccgggcacggctctgcctctgcccctgccccagcccctgcccgggcacggctgtgcccctgccccggggctCACCCGCGTTCCCCCGCAGGACTCGCTGCCCAAGCTGCAGGACGTCGCCttcctgaagcagcagctgcagagcctgcagcgcCGGGTGGAGGCCGAGGTGCAGGCCGGCGTGGGGCAG gatggctctctgctggcctcGCCCTTCCTGAAGGGCTTCCAGGCAGGCTACCTGATCGCCAAGCTCCGCTTCTCGGCCGTGCTGGGCTTCGTGGCTGGCACCTGCACTGGCATCTACGCCGCCCAGAGCTACGCCGTGCCCAACGTGGAGCAGACAGTGCGGGACTacatcagctccctgggcagaggcCGGGACTAG